The nucleotide window GGAGTAATCATCTTTCGTCTCCTCCTTAGTCTTAAACCTTCTACTCCCTCTGATCCTAAATATtcgtctttctagagatttcaagaagtgactacgtacggagcaaaatgagtgaattaACACTCTAAAATGTCTATATATATCCGTAtatggtagtccatttgaaatctctaaaaagacaaatatttaggaacggagggagtatacaGCAGCTGTTCTTGTAACCGTTCACTTGTTCATGACATGTTTGTCATGAATCACAGACTTGAGTGAAAAGCCCATCCTCTTGTATTCTTTTCTTCCTCCTATCTTATACCCCTTCGAACAGAATAATAACATGAGGCTGCGCTCATGACAGCCATGTCTATTATGAGGCTAGAGCTCGTTCTGGAGCTTGGAGGCTGGCGAGGGGTGGCCTGCTCCGCCACCGGTGACCTGGAGTGGCTGTCCCTGCTTTCCTCTATGGTAGATCCGCCACTGCTTCGGTTGCAATTGTACCATCGACTTTTGACTGTCAGTCCCATCTAGCTATTTCGCAAAATCAGTGCGCGTACACACAGCAGTACGCCCAGGAGATCGAAGACTACCAGTGGACCGCAGATCTACAGTACCATACACATGAGTGTACATGTAGCGGTATTGATGAATAAAATCATGACGACAACACAGGGAAAACAACCGGCGGATAGCCTTGTTGTGCTCTCACAAAATCAGGATTCACCAAGTTTTTACAATATGCCTGGAGGTGGTCTAGTCCAGATGCCTTTTTGATTCAATTCGATGTTCTCTTTTTTTGCCATTGATCACATCAATATACTACTGTCTTGCGATTTTACGGGCCATTGCGCCGGAGATCCTGAAACTTTGTGCATGAGCAACGTCTCCAGTTGCAGAATGGTTATCTGGTGGGTGATCTGGGACATGGTCACACCAAGGAGACACACTCCACGTCATTGCATGTGCAAGCAGCGGCAGGAGTCGCcgcctcctcattttcatgaccAGATGCCGAGATAATTGCCCTCCCAGGCGCCATCAGTTCTGAGGGATAATATTTGTTGTGTTTGGCTGAAATGCCCAGTCATGCAGGAGACAGCTTGCAAGAAAATGTAgatctttttttttttgcgggtggaGAAAATGTAGATCTTTGATTGGTAGCACTAGCAATAATACCCCTAGCTAGAAAATCAACTGAGTGAGTTCCACATCTGTGAAAAGCCACTCTCAGCTAAGTACTCGAACCCATCTTGAGCAAACACACCGCCCTGGGCAGGCGCCTCCCTCTTCACGTTGCCTTGCTCAAACCTGGTGAGCTGGCTCAGCGCGTCCTTGATCGCCTTCCCCATGTGCTGCTGCTCCTGATCGGCAGCCATGGGCGCCATCGCCATCACCGGGATGTTCATCGAGGCCGACGACGACGGGTGAGAGGAGGGGCCATTGGAGAAGCAGGGCACTTGCTCATAACCCTCTAGGTTTTGCACCGTCGACATTCCAGGATGGTCAAAGGCAATGTAGTTGTCAATGAGAGGAGGCAGTGAGGTTGCGGCTGCACTGTCAATGTTGTAGTTGCTCCCTGTGGATGGTTTGGCAATGGTTGTCCTGGTCTTGTAAAAAACCCTACACAAGACCCAGTCCTCCTGTTTAACAAGAAAATATTACACATGAAAATCGTTAGACTGGAAGATGAATGAGTGCATTTGGTATATATATCATATGCATGCATCTGAAGTGATCATGAGATCAAGATTTTGGCAGCAGAATATTTTTGCAAAGGTTGAGTATGAGTTAAAACGATTTATAATTTGTTTTGtaggaaaatactgaaattactTAGCCATTTTTATCTTGTTCTGGCGAAAACTGTATGTTAGTGACATGGATGCGTTGACAGAAATGATTAAAAATTGGTGTGAGTCGATAATTTGCACATACATCTatatagtatatatatatattggggTGTACATCTAAAAGAGACCAGATCATCCTCATATCTATGTAAGTAGCTGGCATGAGAGTGACCCACATATGAAGAAAGGATCAAGTACAGAACATCAACAGGCAGAACCCGGCCCAACTAATTAGCAACAATCATTAACACAATGAACATATGTTCTGGCTGCCACACGAATTTTCTAAGCAAATTCAGCTAACTATCTGTTCTGGTGTCTTAACACAAACCACACCAGCTTTTAGACATCTTGCAGTATTATTTTCATGACACTTAATTATCGCAAATTAAGGGAGTTGATTAAAAAATATGTCAACTTGGTGACCTACCTGTATTTTTGGCGCTTCAATTCTACTctctagctagctagctagctagatCTTGAATTGAGAGGCCATATGCATGTATAGTGAGCTGGCTGGTCGTACTACATTATCCATTGCACATGTATTATAGGATGAGTTGGCATTCTGGCCAGTTGCCTCCACATGCGAATGTCACGTGAACCAAAGGTTTTTGTTTCTTTAGTCCATACTTCTCATAAAATATACCAATGTGAAATCAAATCTGTCAAGTTTCATTCTCAATGCCTTCCTTTAAAAAAAGTGCCACGAACATATAGTTTTCTTGCTTGTGTGTACATAATTTTCTGGTGGAATTCCTTGCACTACTCTCTATCCATATGATGCATTATACTATAAGCATCAAATAAGGAACAGATGGGGAAAAGAGTGGAGTATCAAAGTAGTAAGATTAAATTTGCTCGAGATGTATAATTATAATGATGCTTACCTTGAGTGGCAACTTCATCAGATCGCCTTGCCCTTCCTTGCGGAATTCGTGCATGACCCATTCAGTCTTCTTCCCTTTAGGGGCTCTACCTTCATAAAACACCAGGGTTTTTCTCATGCCAACTAGCAACCCTTTCCGGCTTATCGCACGGTCTTTCCCTGTGGCCTTCCAGTAGCCTGATTCAGTTGCTCTATTTGTTCGCTGGCCTGTAGCGTACTTCCTGTCCCTTAAGCTGTAGAAGTACCACTCCTTGCCGCCAATGCATGCGATTTCTGAATACAATCAGGGAGCAAATTAACAAACAATTTTGTAGAAATTAGATGAACTATGAACGAAGTAATAATCTTTTTGGAACCTGCTCAAGATGTGCATCCACTAATCTAATGATGTCTGACTACACTTTTCCATTTTTAAGAGAAAGTCCTACTAACGTTAGAGCCACATTTAAGTAAGGCAGAGAAAAATAACCATTAATAGGTAATTGCATAACAGGGAGAATAATAGATATTTTTAGAACCAGAAGAAAGGAGATCTATTGATTGCGGGAGGCATCTTTCCTATTCTTGTGAGATATATCAATTATACATATCCTATCCTTGCTATATATATGTTCTTTCCATATGGCTTTGTGCATGGTGTGTTTTCTACTAGTAGGCAAAGTGGAAGGCCTCCTTTTTGTGTTAAATTTGTCCCTATCCGTGGGCTGTGAATTCCCTTTTAGGATCAGGCAAATTGGGGAATATTAGATGGCATGGGATGAACAGGGACAGATGCGGAGAAGGCCAGCAAGGGGCCAAACAAACTCATGGCTGTGAGAATATCCTTCTGTTATGGGGACGGGAAGGCGACAAAAGATGGAGGCAGACAAGGTGTGTGAATTTTGTTCTCATTGTAGAATAATTCCCAGAAACTATATGTATTCATCCCTTGATCAAGTCTCGCATGTATGGAATAAGAGGAAAAAATTACTGTGCAAGAATTTGatctctcttcctctctctaCAGTCTACAGTAGTAGTAGTTACTTTGGAGGTCATCTCACTCTGAATattatcttgcctttggatcaaGTTTTTTCGAATGGTAATTACACAAACGGTAATTAGGACCATATAAAGAGGGAGAAAAGCATGGGCACATCAAAAGGATAGGCCAAAAAAGTGAGTAaagaaaagaagaggaaaggtggAAAGGTGGTTTCTAGCGGTATGGGAAGCATGCATGCATAGTTGCAAGTTGCAACTTGATGAGATCGAGATTGTCGTGGTCACTTCAGTTATACAACTCCAGCCACTAGCAGCATGCACACAGCCACCTTAGTTTTGGATGCAACTGAAGGAAACTACACATGCATGAGCGGAAGGGAACAAAGAGAATTGTTCATGGAATTAATGAAGATAGCTAATTGAGCTGCACATAAATACATAGTTGGTCCCAAGATCTTAATTCAAGTTGAAACCAACAGAGCAATACATTTTGATGCATGATTGAGAACCTTGGGACAATCATGCATGCTTACACACACGGACAAATAATTTATTTCTGGGATTTCTTTATTAAAAATGAACAAGGAATTTAATTAGTACAGTGGAGGAAAGAAGACTTGTCTGTTTAGAAACGACCAAATCGTTGTTAGTTCCGTCAAAAGATATACACCGCAGAG belongs to Triticum urartu cultivar G1812 chromosome 7, Tu2.1, whole genome shotgun sequence and includes:
- the LOC125524171 gene encoding NAC domain-containing protein 21/22-like is translated as MSSLSMVEARLPPGFRFHPRDDELVLDYLSRKLGGGGAGGAAAAVASIYGCPAMVDVDLNKIEPWDLPEIACIGGKEWYFYSLRDRKYATGQRTNRATESGYWKATGKDRAISRKGLLVGMRKTLVFYEGRAPKGKKTEWVMHEFRKEGQGDLMKLPLKEDWVLCRVFYKTRTTIAKPSTGSNYNIDSAAATSLPPLIDNYIAFDHPGMSTVQNLEGYEQVPCFSNGPSSHPSSSASMNIPVMAMAPMAADQEQQHMGKAIKDALSQLTRFEQGNVKREAPAQGGVFAQDGFEYLAESGFSQMWNSLS